The following is a genomic window from Candidatus Neomarinimicrobiota bacterium.
GGCGATCTCATCAGACCGCCTTTTCTTTTACCTGAACAAATTACATTCCTTCTGATCTTTTATCCTCCTGCAAGATTTATTAAATTGATTCGATAAAAAAACAGGATTTTATCATGATGAATATGTTCATGGAAACTTCTTCTCTGGAATCGATGATCGGTGATGCACTGGCAGAGGATATTCAGGACGGTGACATCACATGTGAGGCACTGGATATTCATCATGCGGCTGAAGCACACATTGTGTCTAAACAACATGGGATTTTATCCGGTATTAACGTTGCCCGCAAGGTCTTTCAATTTTTGGACCCCGACCTTTCGGTCATTTGTCTGAAAGAGGACGGGGACACCCTTCATTCCGGAGAGAAGGTCCTGACGTTAAAAGGCTCCGCGTCCTCAATTCTTTCGGCCGAACGGACTGCTTTGAATTTTATGGGTCACCTTTCCGGCATTGCCACTCTCACCCGTGCCTTTGTCCGGGAAATTTCACATACAAAGTGCCGTATATTAGACACCCGAAAAACAACACCCCTGTTCCGGTCCCTGGAGAAATATGCCGTGACCTGCGGCGGGGGAAATAACCACCGGGGCGGACTGTGGGACATGATTCTGATCAAAGAAAACCATATCCGGGCAACAGGTGATCTTGAAATCGCCCTGAAAAAAGCTCTGGCATGGAATCAGAAAAGACCCAATCCTGTCAAAACAGAAATTGAGGTGACACACCTTGAAGAGTTTCAGAAAGCCTGCGCTTATCCCGTCGATATGATCATGCTGGATCATTTTTCCCTTGAGGACATGAAGGAAGCCGTCCGTATGTGTCCGGCTTCCATCGCCCTTGAAGCCTCCGGAAATGTAACCCTGAAAACAGTCCGGGCCATTGCGGAAACAGGTGTCCACTTTATTTCATCCGGTTCTCTCACCCATTCGGCACCCCAGTTTGATTTTAGCTTGTTATTTGATGAATAAATGTGAGTCTATGGGATATCCCGGCACTGCTTTATAGCATTCAAATAGTTCATGGGCTCATACGTTAGAAAATTGGAGGATAGTAATATGAAAAGATTGATGACTTTGGTGGGAATTATAGGTTTACTGACAACACTGAACGGACAAGTTCGATTTGAAACCCATGAAACGACACAATTCGGGCCTGGAATGGTGTATAAACGCATCGTCGCCCCGAAAGTCCCCTGGAGTCTGGATGTAGTTGAAATAGATCTGACCCATCCGGCTGTATCCGTAGAGACAGCCAAAGCCAATGATCAAATCAACGGATATGAAACAACCAGCTCCATGGCAGCGCGGAAAAGTTATGAGGGTCATCAGGTTTTGGCTGCTGTCAATGGGGACTTCTACGGTTCAGGGGGGATTCCCATTAATCCTCAGGTCGCTGAAGGACAAATTGTCCGCGCTCACACAACCCCCCGAAGCAATCTTGCCGTCACAGAAAACAATAAACCGTTTATCAGCATTATTCAATTCTCCGGGAGCGTCATAAAAGACACCCTGACCAATCCGGTCCACAGAGCGAACGATATCCGCTATACCGATGAACTGGTTTTTTATAACAGCTTTTACGGCTCCAACACAGGCACCAATGAATGGGGAACGGAAATCCGGGTTGAACTGGCGGAAGGTTCCCGCTGGGCTGTCAACGATACCCTGACTGTCATTGCCCGTGAAAAACGCATGAATGTGGGAAGTATGGCCATTCCGAAAGGAGAAGGCGTATTGTCCGGCCACGGCACATCCAAAACCTGGCTGGAAAATTATGTGTCGGTGGGTGATACGCTTCAACTGATCCTGAATATGACACCCGGTCTGCCCAACGTTACCGCCCTCATGGGGGCCTATCCCCGAATTGTGAAAAACGGACAAAATTATGCCGTACAGGGTTATACAGAAGAGGGAGGTCCCAGTCATGCACCGGACCGGCATCCCCGGACAGCCGGCGGATTTTCGGAAGACAGTACAAAATTTTTTCTGGTGACTGTCGATGGACGGTCTTCTCACAGCATCGGAATGAATCTGACACAACTGGCGGATTTTTTGATTCAGGAACTGGGAGTTTATCAGGCGGTAAATTTCGACGGCGGGGGCTCAACCACCATGATTGTGCGGAATGAAGTTAAAAACACACCTTCCGACGGAGGGGAACGGTCTGTTGCCAATGCCGTGCTCGTTGTGTCATCTGCCGATAAGGATACAGTGTTGAATACGATTCAAATAAGCCCCGATTATCTGCGCCTTTTTAAAGGCAATGTGAAAGCCCTGAAAACCACGGGCTGGAGCAGACACTTTGATCCGTTGGCACTAAACCCTGAAAAACTGATATATCAGGTCGATGAACGCCTGGGTTCAATCAATGAAAACTTCCAGTTTATTGCAGAAGGTGTCGCGGACAGCGGATACATTTATGTGAATTATGAAGGGTTCAAAGATTCGGCTTTTATCTATCTGAAAAAAATCGATTTGATCCGTTTGGCACCGGACCAGGTTGTAACCGACAACACCCGTCCCCTTACCCTGACCATACAGGCAGTGGACGAAGATGGCATAACACAGGATATCCCACCCACGGACTATATTTTTACGTCTCTGAATCCGGAAATCGGATCGGTGGATTCCACAGGTGTTTTCAGGGGACTCGCTGAAGGCTTCTGCCAGGTTACAGCACGTTACGGAACGCTTGCAGATACTGTCACCATAGAGGTTCAGATCGGATCCGGCCGGCTTATCCTGGACGAATTATCATCCGTAGGCGGATGGACCTTAGACGGGCTGTTAATCAACAAAGAAAGTTGTCAAATATCATTCGACAGCACCCGGGGAATTTCAGGAGACGGATGTATGAGAGTGGACTATGCCTTCACTGCGTCGAATACCGAGCGTAGTTACCTGTATCTGAAAAAATCCATTCCCATTTATGCCGTACCCAAAGCCATTGAAGCCGATTTCAAATCCGACGGTTATCGCCACCGCATCTATTTTGTCGTCAGTGACGACAACGGTGAATACTTCCGAACTTACGTCCCCGGCGATCAGAAGGATTCAACCCAATTTGTCACCGTTCAGGGACTTACAGAAAATTTCGGTCCCCTCGAAGCAGGATTTGCTTTCAACTACCCCATACAATTCGAAGAAATTCGTATCCGGCTGGGTATCAGCGAAGGAATTGGCGTGGTAAATTCCGGTTCCCTCTATTTTGATGACCTGAGAATTTTATACCCGGATTACGTCCACACAATCCCCCTTGATGAGAAAAACATGCCTGAGACCTTAACTCTTTCACAAAATTATCCCAACCCTTTTAACCCGGTTACACATATCCGCTACACTCTTCCGGAAAAGGGGCATGTCTCACTCATCCTCTATGATATTCGCGGTCATGAAATTGCCAGACTCATAGACAGTGAACAAGGTGCCGGCAATTATGAGTATGAACTGGATACGTCTGTTTTAAATAAACCCTTGTCGTC
Proteins encoded in this region:
- the nadC gene encoding carboxylating nicotinate-nucleotide diphosphorylase; translated protein: MMNMFMETSSLESMIGDALAEDIQDGDITCEALDIHHAAEAHIVSKQHGILSGINVARKVFQFLDPDLSVICLKEDGDTLHSGEKVLTLKGSASSILSAERTALNFMGHLSGIATLTRAFVREISHTKCRILDTRKTTPLFRSLEKYAVTCGGGNNHRGGLWDMILIKENHIRATGDLEIALKKALAWNQKRPNPVKTEIEVTHLEEFQKACAYPVDMIMLDHFSLEDMKEAVRMCPASIALEASGNVTLKTVRAIAETGVHFISSGSLTHSAPQFDFSLLFDE
- a CDS encoding phosphodiester glycosidase family protein, which encodes MKRLMTLVGIIGLLTTLNGQVRFETHETTQFGPGMVYKRIVAPKVPWSLDVVEIDLTHPAVSVETAKANDQINGYETTSSMAARKSYEGHQVLAAVNGDFYGSGGIPINPQVAEGQIVRAHTTPRSNLAVTENNKPFISIIQFSGSVIKDTLTNPVHRANDIRYTDELVFYNSFYGSNTGTNEWGTEIRVELAEGSRWAVNDTLTVIAREKRMNVGSMAIPKGEGVLSGHGTSKTWLENYVSVGDTLQLILNMTPGLPNVTALMGAYPRIVKNGQNYAVQGYTEEGGPSHAPDRHPRTAGGFSEDSTKFFLVTVDGRSSHSIGMNLTQLADFLIQELGVYQAVNFDGGGSTTMIVRNEVKNTPSDGGERSVANAVLVVSSADKDTVLNTIQISPDYLRLFKGNVKALKTTGWSRHFDPLALNPEKLIYQVDERLGSINENFQFIAEGVADSGYIYVNYEGFKDSAFIYLKKIDLIRLAPDQVVTDNTRPLTLTIQAVDEDGITQDIPPTDYIFTSLNPEIGSVDSTGVFRGLAEGFCQVTARYGTLADTVTIEVQIGSGRLILDELSSVGGWTLDGLLINKESCQISFDSTRGISGDGCMRVDYAFTASNTERSYLYLKKSIPIYAVPKAIEADFKSDGYRHRIYFVVSDDNGEYFRTYVPGDQKDSTQFVTVQGLTENFGPLEAGFAFNYPIQFEEIRIRLGISEGIGVVNSGSLYFDDLRILYPDYVHTIPLDEKNMPETLTLSQNYPNPFNPVTHIRYTLPEKGHVSLILYDIRGHEIARLIDSEQGAGNYEYELDTSVLNKPLSSGIYIYRLTNGNRQISRKLLLLK